In a genomic window of Chitinispirillales bacterium ANBcel5:
- a CDS encoding iron-containing alcohol dehydrogenase: protein MQIESFNFYRTPQIIFGSGTIDKLGDLAARYGKKALLVTGSKSITKSGYRERIQQIFKRADIEEVNFTVEHEADSEMVDEAVKNHKNSSIDLVVAVGGGSVIDAGKAISAMLPQDESVKCYLEGFGDRKHNGVKVPFIAIPTTSGTGSEASANAVLTIDDKKRSIRHPNLVPDIALIDPELTISCPPLVTASCGMDALTQLIESYVSTKSSPLTDHLIEGAVKGIANNLIKATENGDNSKHREKMAYASLISGITLANSGLGTVHGIAPIVGGRFPVAHGLICGLILAGVTEKTVKHLKQNAPDSIYVKKYARLSTLITESESAGLWEDCSRLVETLYNLKNKLKLPSLSTFKIDKEHLKEIALQSGNRNNPHPLSNSDIENILTRCL from the coding sequence ATGCAAATTGAAAGTTTTAATTTCTACAGAACACCCCAGATCATATTTGGATCAGGCACTATAGATAAATTGGGTGATCTTGCCGCTCGTTACGGCAAAAAAGCACTACTGGTAACAGGATCAAAATCAATAACTAAGAGTGGGTATAGAGAGAGAATACAACAGATATTCAAAAGAGCAGATATTGAAGAGGTTAATTTCACTGTGGAGCATGAAGCAGACAGTGAAATGGTCGATGAAGCAGTTAAAAATCACAAAAACAGTTCTATCGATTTGGTCGTAGCGGTTGGAGGCGGAAGTGTTATTGATGCAGGTAAGGCTATCAGTGCAATGCTTCCCCAGGACGAATCAGTCAAATGTTACCTGGAAGGGTTTGGCGATAGGAAACATAATGGTGTTAAAGTGCCATTTATAGCCATCCCCACAACTTCAGGCACTGGCAGCGAGGCAAGCGCTAATGCAGTACTTACAATAGATGATAAGAAGCGTTCTATCAGGCACCCCAATCTGGTACCCGATATTGCCCTCATCGATCCGGAGCTTACCATTAGCTGTCCACCGTTGGTAACAGCTTCATGTGGAATGGATGCCCTCACTCAATTGATTGAATCTTATGTTTCTACAAAATCATCTCCCCTCACCGATCATCTTATCGAAGGCGCGGTGAAGGGAATTGCAAATAATCTTATCAAGGCTACTGAAAACGGCGATAACAGTAAACATCGGGAAAAGATGGCGTATGCTTCCTTGATATCCGGTATTACACTTGCAAATTCGGGACTTGGAACGGTGCATGGCATTGCGCCGATTGTGGGTGGAAGGTTTCCTGTAGCTCACGGGCTGATTTGTGGTCTGATTCTTGCAGGCGTAACAGAAAAAACGGTTAAACATTTAAAACAAAACGCGCCGGATAGCATTTATGTTAAAAAGTACGCCAGGCTATCGACACTGATAACAGAATCAGAATCCGCTGGCTTATGGGAGGATTGCAGCCGCCTTGTGGAAACACTTTATAACCTTAAGAATAAGCTGAAGTTACCCTCTTTATCTACCTTTAAGATAGATAAAGAACACCTTAAAGAGATCGCTCTTCAATCGGGTAACAGAAATAATCCTCACCCTTTAAGTAACAGTGATATAGAAAATATTCTGACCAGGTGCCTATAA
- a CDS encoding carbon-nitrogen hydrolase family protein: MKPFSIALCQNIPGYDVERNIDKAFTMIGKAADRGAKLVSLPEMFYHPFELKKLPALAAYEAELRDRFSTAAKKHAIYLCTGSFVTQTDDNRVANSSAVFGPDGANLCEYSKCHLFDVSFGTLQLKESSVFSKGDGFCMADTDLGKIGILICYDIRFPEAAREVALMGAELLIVPAVFNQITGPAHWHLFMRCRAVENQLFVATVSQGKNNDSGYKAYGHSMVVSPWGDVLAEASDDERIVMTEIDPAVLEKTRKQLPLLNHRREDLY; this comes from the coding sequence ATGAAACCATTTAGTATTGCTTTATGTCAGAACATACCGGGCTATGATGTCGAGAGAAACATCGATAAAGCATTCACTATGATCGGTAAAGCCGCTGATAGGGGGGCGAAACTTGTATCTCTTCCAGAGATGTTCTATCATCCTTTTGAACTTAAAAAGTTACCCGCTTTAGCCGCTTATGAAGCTGAACTTAGAGACCGGTTTTCCACTGCGGCCAAAAAACATGCCATCTATCTGTGTACCGGATCGTTTGTAACTCAAACAGATGATAACAGGGTTGCCAACAGTAGCGCAGTGTTTGGACCGGATGGAGCAAATTTGTGCGAGTATAGTAAATGTCACCTCTTTGATGTTTCATTCGGAACACTTCAGCTAAAGGAATCCTCTGTTTTCTCCAAAGGTGATGGTTTTTGTATGGCCGATACTGATCTGGGGAAAATAGGTATACTGATTTGTTATGACATTAGATTTCCGGAAGCTGCACGGGAAGTAGCCTTGATGGGTGCAGAGCTACTGATCGTTCCTGCTGTCTTTAATCAAATTACCGGACCAGCCCACTGGCATCTTTTTATGAGATGCAGGGCGGTTGAAAATCAGCTGTTTGTGGCAACGGTTTCGCAGGGTAAAAACAATGATAGTGGCTATAAAGCGTACGGACATTCTATGGTTGTATCACCCTGGGGAGATGTTTTAGCTGAAGCTTCGGATGATGAGCGGATAGTGATGACAGAGATCGATCCTGCTGTTTTGGAAAAAACGCGAAAACAATTACCACTTCTCAATCACCGAAGAGAAGATCTGTACTGA
- a CDS encoding PspC domain-containing protein — protein sequence MKIYRLSEGKKIAGICAGIADSYNLDVTLVRLAAIFLTVITGVWPGVITYLAGWYLIPELEKSPKKEKPSEDQ from the coding sequence ATGAAAATATACCGTTTAAGTGAAGGAAAGAAGATTGCGGGGATATGTGCCGGAATTGCTGATTCGTATAATCTGGATGTAACACTTGTGCGGTTGGCAGCAATTTTTCTTACAGTAATAACCGGTGTGTGGCCGGGAGTTATTACCTATCTTGCAGGTTGGTATCTTATTCCTGAACTTGAAAAATCTCCCAAAAAAGAAAAACCATCTGAGGACCAGTAA
- a CDS encoding ATP-binding protein, whose protein sequence is MANRVEYIKKLSQELSKARERASLLEQRLQKVNGVTSAIIYELDTNGCFTYINEAVEEILFFTPEELIGSHFSTIMSKREAKRVSRETVLPRFKGKKTGSSNSPKLFDERRTGKRRTRSLEVKLISKKNRETKTFLGDVTGMVDVEGAYVSDKIKNKVAFTGSHGIIFDITKYKQSERHRLEMQKRILEMQKMDAIGKLAGRVAHDLNNKLGSIIGSAELMNQKYGDNADHQLNKYINNILSASKKAVDLSCRLHEFSKKNNYTYATIDAHLLVNNVLEFIKPTMSESITLQKIFAANDSLITGCSNQLQNTFLNLFVNACDAMKSSGGVLTVETSNVNLKHKLDCCGYFYSRPGDYLLISVTDSGCGMDETTQANLFEPFFTTKNDEQSIGLGLTSVRDCIKNHGGFIMVDSKLGQGTSVHLYLPAYQC, encoded by the coding sequence ATGGCAAATAGGGTAGAGTACATTAAAAAGCTTTCACAGGAACTCTCTAAAGCACGGGAGAGGGCATCTCTTTTAGAGCAGCGTCTACAAAAGGTAAATGGCGTTACTTCTGCGATAATATATGAATTAGATACCAACGGATGTTTTACTTATATAAATGAGGCTGTTGAAGAGATCCTGTTTTTCACTCCTGAAGAATTAATAGGCTCCCATTTCTCAACCATCATGTCAAAAAGGGAAGCTAAGAGGGTGAGCAGAGAAACTGTACTGCCCAGATTTAAAGGCAAAAAAACCGGTTCTTCTAACTCTCCTAAGCTATTTGATGAGAGACGGACCGGCAAACGCAGAACCAGGAGTCTTGAAGTAAAGCTTATTTCAAAAAAAAACAGAGAAACAAAAACATTTTTAGGTGATGTAACAGGAATGGTTGATGTTGAAGGAGCTTATGTTTCAGATAAAATAAAAAATAAAGTGGCCTTTACAGGAAGTCACGGTATCATATTCGATATCACCAAATATAAACAATCAGAACGTCACAGACTCGAAATGCAAAAGCGCATCTTAGAGATGCAGAAAATGGATGCAATCGGAAAACTTGCAGGACGAGTTGCTCATGATTTGAACAACAAACTGGGCAGTATAATAGGATCTGCGGAACTAATGAATCAAAAGTATGGTGATAATGCGGATCATCAACTCAATAAATATATAAACAATATCCTTTCTGCATCAAAGAAAGCCGTTGATCTGTCATGCAGGCTTCACGAATTCAGTAAGAAAAATAATTATACCTATGCCACTATAGATGCCCATCTGTTAGTGAATAATGTGCTTGAATTCATTAAACCAACGATGAGTGAATCTATAACTTTGCAAAAAATATTTGCTGCCAACGATTCTTTAATAACCGGATGTTCAAATCAGCTTCAAAACACATTTCTCAACCTCTTTGTTAATGCCTGTGATGCCATGAAAAGCAGTGGTGGGGTACTAACTGTAGAAACCAGCAATGTAAATCTAAAACACAAACTGGATTGTTGCGGTTATTTTTATTCAAGACCGGGTGATTATCTTCTGATCTCAGTTACTGATTCCGGATGTGGTATGGATGAAACAACCCAGGCAAATCTCTTTGAGCCTTTTTTTACCACCAAAAATGATGAACAATCGATTGGTTTAGGGTTAACCAGTGTACGGGATTGTATAAAAAACCATGGTGGATTTATAATGGTGGATTCCAAATTGGGCCAGGGTACATCAGTTCATCTGTATTTGCCAGCGTACCAGTGCTGA
- a CDS encoding transglycosylase domain-containing protein, translated as MPDQKANDTIKQKNDSAVVPSYSQEDKKSTQKKSSLLRKLLQFTLFFFIAVAILTLAGSLLLFYYETQTHHFSANYLSEKASDFNYELTEGANYHIIYPQRGPLNKRRGYNRLPEFLNRLSAHQYTIEYQATLSPSMLNYIERGYNVPYREKSQAGLTITDNDGREFFSSLHPSPVYHSFDSVPKLILNTLLFIEDRNLLDTAVLHRNPAIDWRRFIGSTIHFGLSRVGLSNNLSGASTLATQLEKFCYSPGGMTTGPQEKVRQMVSASFRAYMGGRNTLDAREDIAVKYLNKVPFGAYRGYGEVNGLGEGLKIWYGTTLDSVNLSLGESAKFPQHRGRFYRMVLSLFISQRRPAYYLRPESESSLNSIVDSYLGLLHRKNIINTELYHDARNAQISINDPNEHPYVKHRPINKSANVIRTALMSKLSVPGLYDLDRFDMSVQSTILSNSTNQVEHLFNNLNRVSFLDSSGLRGHRLLNRGDPDSVVYSFSLYKRVGDQNILRIQTDNLNKPLNVNEGIKLDLGSTAKLRTVVSYLQIIEELYLKHRFKSTNELVTSLFENNDQLTTWVLLYLLLHTEEPTLETVLEAAMQKRYSASPDEVFFTGNGLHTFSNFDDKHNDQIISVKNAFRHSVNLPFIRLMRDIVDYHIHQIQRNDLMNSDSNQVRTKYLDKFVEFESQIFVRRFFNQLSSVSPDSLLNTLVQSTGINARRIAAVYCYLFSNPTKEELSELLNTYGIEVEDYSKSKSLINTFNAETMSLSDRGYISGIHPLKIWTAAHLLQNPNASLQSAYKASKPDLKDVYRWLYTADTAAQNSRIRTVLEMEAFKQIHQSWRKLGYPFPNLVPSYATSLGSSADNPLALAQLAGIIQSGGKKYPTQRIKQIHFAKDTPYEAILSKNTNQDNSKRVLSEPVAATLKELLFDVVENGTAMRVRNMFGPSSTVRIGGKTGTGDHRHRTVNHMGVVVNEEVRNRTAAFVFVIGDNHFGVITAMVKGEKAKDYSFTSSLTAQLLRMLEPVLSEVL; from the coding sequence ATGCCTGATCAAAAGGCTAATGATACCATAAAACAAAAAAACGATAGTGCAGTGGTGCCCTCGTACAGTCAGGAAGATAAAAAGAGCACTCAGAAAAAGAGCTCACTACTCAGAAAGCTATTACAGTTCACACTTTTCTTTTTTATAGCAGTGGCAATTCTGACACTCGCAGGGTCTTTGCTGCTTTTTTACTATGAGACCCAAACACACCATTTTTCGGCTAATTACCTATCCGAAAAAGCATCTGATTTTAACTATGAGCTTACCGAGGGAGCAAACTATCACATAATCTATCCCCAAAGGGGGCCTTTAAACAAACGACGTGGCTATAACAGATTACCTGAGTTTTTAAACAGGCTTTCAGCCCACCAGTACACCATTGAGTATCAGGCAACTTTAAGCCCCTCCATGCTAAACTACATCGAACGGGGGTACAATGTACCGTACCGGGAAAAGAGCCAGGCAGGGTTAACCATTACAGATAACGATGGCAGAGAGTTTTTCTCTTCACTGCACCCTTCACCGGTGTACCATTCGTTTGATTCTGTTCCAAAGCTGATACTAAACACGCTTTTGTTTATTGAAGACAGAAATCTTCTGGATACAGCTGTTTTGCACCGAAATCCTGCCATTGACTGGAGACGTTTCATTGGATCAACCATACACTTTGGCCTTTCAAGGGTTGGTTTGAGTAACAACCTTTCGGGTGCAAGCACTTTGGCCACTCAGCTGGAGAAGTTCTGTTATTCTCCCGGAGGAATGACTACCGGTCCCCAGGAGAAGGTGCGTCAAATGGTATCAGCCAGTTTCAGGGCATACATGGGGGGAAGAAACACACTTGATGCCCGGGAAGATATCGCAGTGAAATACCTCAACAAAGTGCCTTTTGGTGCTTATCGGGGATATGGAGAGGTTAATGGATTGGGTGAAGGTTTAAAGATTTGGTATGGTACAACGCTTGATTCGGTAAATCTTTCACTCGGTGAAAGTGCAAAGTTTCCACAGCACAGAGGACGTTTTTACAGGATGGTCCTAAGTCTGTTTATCTCCCAGAGAAGACCAGCGTATTACTTGCGGCCCGAGTCTGAGAGTTCGCTTAATAGCATTGTAGACAGCTACCTGGGCTTGTTACACAGAAAAAACATAATTAACACAGAGCTTTACCACGACGCTCGTAACGCTCAGATCTCAATAAACGATCCAAACGAGCACCCCTACGTAAAACATAGACCAATCAATAAATCCGCCAACGTGATCAGAACGGCACTTATGTCAAAACTCTCTGTGCCAGGTTTATATGACCTGGACCGTTTTGATATGTCGGTTCAAAGTACAATTCTTTCAAACTCTACCAATCAGGTGGAACATTTGTTCAACAACCTCAACAGAGTATCCTTTTTAGATTCCAGCGGTCTCCGAGGACACAGGCTACTCAACCGGGGAGATCCTGACTCTGTAGTTTACAGTTTTTCGCTTTATAAACGTGTAGGAGATCAAAACATTCTAAGAATCCAGACCGACAACCTTAATAAACCTCTTAATGTTAATGAAGGGATCAAACTTGACCTTGGCTCTACAGCAAAATTAAGGACAGTTGTTTCCTACCTTCAAATTATTGAAGAGCTCTATCTAAAACACAGGTTTAAAAGCACAAATGAGCTTGTTACATCCCTGTTTGAAAATAATGACCAGCTTACAACCTGGGTTCTGTTGTATTTGCTTCTCCATACCGAAGAGCCAACACTGGAAACGGTACTTGAAGCCGCGATGCAAAAACGGTATAGTGCGTCGCCTGATGAAGTTTTTTTCACCGGAAACGGATTGCATACATTCTCAAATTTTGATGACAAGCACAACGATCAAATAATCAGTGTCAAAAATGCTTTCAGACACTCTGTTAACCTTCCCTTTATACGATTGATGCGTGATATAGTCGATTACCACATTCATCAGATTCAAAGAAATGATCTGATGAACAGCGATTCCAATCAGGTCAGAACCAAATATCTGGATAAGTTTGTTGAATTTGAGAGCCAAATTTTTGTAAGGCGCTTTTTCAATCAACTGAGTTCTGTTAGTCCCGACAGCCTGCTAAACACACTGGTTCAATCAACCGGGATCAATGCGCGCCGAATCGCTGCAGTTTATTGCTATCTTTTTAGTAATCCAACGAAAGAAGAACTCTCTGAACTGCTAAATACCTATGGGATTGAAGTTGAGGATTATTCAAAATCAAAGTCTTTGATTAACACCTTCAATGCGGAAACAATGTCGCTGTCTGACAGAGGATATATCAGTGGTATTCATCCACTAAAAATCTGGACTGCTGCCCACCTTTTACAAAACCCCAATGCATCTTTACAGTCAGCATATAAGGCGAGTAAGCCAGATTTAAAGGATGTTTACCGGTGGTTGTATACAGCAGATACAGCAGCCCAAAACAGCCGTATCAGAACAGTGCTTGAGATGGAAGCATTTAAACAAATTCACCAATCGTGGCGAAAACTTGGGTACCCATTCCCTAACCTGGTACCATCCTATGCTACTTCACTGGGTAGCTCTGCAGATAATCCTCTGGCATTAGCTCAACTGGCAGGAATAATCCAAAGTGGGGGTAAAAAGTACCCCACCCAAAGAATTAAACAAATTCATTTTGCCAAAGACACTCCCTATGAAGCGATTCTGAGCAAAAATACCAATCAGGATAACAGCAAACGTGTACTCTCCGAGCCTGTGGCAGCAACACTAAAGGAGCTGCTCTTTGATGTTGTAGAGAATGGTACGGCGATGAGGGTAAGAAACATGTTTGGTCCATCATCTACGGTACGCATTGGCGGGAAAACCGGAACAGGCGATCATCGTCACCGCACAGTTAACCACATGGGAGTGGTGGTAAATGAAGAGGTGAGAAACCGCACCGCTGCCTTTGTTTTTGTTATTGGTGATAACCATTTCGGAGTCATCACTGCCATGGTAAAAGGAGAAAAAGCGAAAGACTATTCATTTACCAGCAGTTTAACTGCCCAACTATTAAGAATGCTTGAGCCAGTTTTAAGTGAAGTATTATAA